AGCTTTTCTGCTACGATGATAGGATTTGCTTTTGCTATTGTATTCTAACCAGCATTCCTATAATCAAACGGGCAGTTGTGTTTGTCTGAATAATGATGAACTGCGCAATAAAGATCACCACATTTGCAACTGAACCCCGTTAATCCCACACGCTTACGACAAGCTATACACTTTTTCAAACCCTCTTTTGACTTCACTTGTGAAATCTGAGAGGCTAAATCTGCAGATGCAACCGCTGTACCTGCAAGAGCAAGTTCTGATTCATCGCTGCTTGAGCTTCTGCGTATGACGTCTTTGCTGGATGCAGCTGCAAGCTTTGCATGTTCCTGCTTCAGTAGTATCATGTCCTTTTGACACTTGGAACACATATTCATCGTAGTTGCACTACCGAAAAAATCACAGTCATTGATGCAAAGGACGGGGTCTTCTGGAGCTCGACAACCTGTCTCTTTAGATGACTCCATTTCTACAGTTAAAAATCCAAGTTCAACACCACAAGTGTCACGTCGGAAATCCTAttgggccggactggcacccgtaaccgaggaggcccaggagaaccagctccagcttatacttcccatgcatacctctatgacaacccaaaattcggacagcatcatatcGC
This Capsicum annuum cultivar UCD-10X-F1 unplaced genomic scaffold, UCD10Xv1.1 ctg80172, whole genome shotgun sequence DNA region includes the following protein-coding sequences:
- the LOC124895141 gene encoding zinc finger A20 and AN1 domain-containing stress-associated protein 8-like; this translates as MESSKETGCRAPEDPVLCINDCDFFGSATTMNMCSKCQKDMILLKQEHAKLAAASSKDVIRRSSSSDESELALAGTAVASADLASQISQVKSKEGLKKCIACRKRVGLTGFSCKCGDLYCAVHHYSDKHNCPFDYRNAG